Proteins encoded together in one Pontiella desulfatans window:
- a CDS encoding Ig-like domain-containing protein, which produces MKKIIFGLLAICGILVTTARAETLIFDESVFFSTWDGTKWTGGPSGTGPLTFDIATNGITFRLTVDAATNSVPVNLGNSVFAQSLGVASGIKGWEFDQGSYTNNPSDDNQLSFSLDVVSGMEQLESISFSGVNLRLFGTADKVAFSDHLGNAVTNNGTGTAAGANSNVLVSNLTALATLSTNNLGTWTLKTTALDSDATDGTETTATATRANINSLVFEYSIATPPPVVVPGTVEFGWNQFAGATGASPLIYDITTNGIAFQLTVNGYAGGTLTNIGNSGFAQSLGVNAGIQPWELDQGSYALNPADDETLSFSIDVTSGADMLESISFGGINLRLFGTADKVAFSDHLGNAATNNGTGTAAGANSNVLVSNLTALATLGTNNLGTWSILTTALDSDATDGSETTSTATRANVHSLLFNYTFFANSQPPVANDDSYATTPGLALTNAAPGVLANDTDINNDAITAILAAPPANGTLPAFSTNGAFIYQPDPGFIGTDTFTYQVTDGSFTSEVATVSILVDNDFTVDNIFDNHMVLQRNLAVPVWGKGNPGEEIEVSFATQTNNATTDAAGQWKAWLDPMTASTNPATLTVTGPRGTFAYTNLLVGDIWICSGQSNMDRPMSADNPDLDNEAAEIAAANHPLIRLMNVPLLHAPAPLGELSAQASWEACSSNSAANFSATGYFFGRKVHLDSGIPLGLIESAVGGTRVERWMPEDLRTEIGYTYDDRITQLYNGMIHPLSGFPIKGAIWYQGESNGYEDLDQIALYQEKIESMILGWRNAWNVGEFPFYFAQVAPHNRGSNIHKLPTLWDAFTRTLAIPNTGILSLNDLSEPGDITEVHPANKQDVGLRFGILALEKAYGGTTNAAWSGPLFDSAVLTGSAVRVHFDPDTLGSGLASRDTGALNSFELAGADEIYFTNSTAVISGDTVLVSHPSVPAPTFVRFGWNGNVPHNFMNIEGLPVDTFSKAVTTQSPPVAHPDLYSTPAGTPLILDVLANDTDVEGDPLTATIVSHAPNGTLAATNGMFLYTPDAGFYGTDRFTYSAHDGTVNSTTVMVSVVIGQPDYPAVVLPKVFGSSMVLQRGLPIPVWGWGPAGQTVSVTLGSGAPVQAVVGTNSTWEVALPSMAATNGPLTLVASVPGSSVTLTNLAIGDVWLACGQSNMGWKLLNTDGGPEEAAMADYPMYRYIKTPIIGKDTPQDDIEQLVPGDDTALWRVISPDSADDMTAIGYYFGRDLHTNLDVPIGVIQSAYAGTSVEAWSKSDVPNAQSDNDLFVASHQLYNAMLHPYIRMPIKGAIWRQGDSNRDDGFSYAAKVYSMVTEWRSLWNVGDFPFYYAQNPTVFTYPEDPAIPLLWEGQTEIMNMLPNSKMVVISDLSDGSNVHPRNKAGAGIRLALRALKNTYGWSHLIDSGPMFSSIDFEGSSIRVHFTETAGGLAMGTNGTELTWFELCGSDGLFTNAAAVIDGHTLVVSAPTVANPIGIRYVWSKYAIGNLFNSAGLPANSFRLVPPLAVADQYGLHMDGELYVEPSGILANDMEGSSHLPIQLPILGNHPANGTLMLRGDGAFIYEPETGFTGTDTFTYAVTDGTETSPETTVEINVLSSGEGTGQINREVWHNISGYSVSDLTSSSNYPASPDETGFISRLDAPRDVGNNYGQRIFGFLHPPTNGNYTFWVSSSARSEFWLSTDETPANLSKLCSSWDRPAPEDWTGHAIQQSAPTALTGGQKYYFELLHKESGGIDHASVAWDVDGPGTTNIIEGIYLSGFPAPAPSTANYADWSSWYGVAGDGYLLDYAFNRTPGLEGSQGLPEWSLDQTDGLAVEYQRRKQPTDIDYAVQFTDHLLSNWTDSAAAETVTPLNGTWERIVVEDEIDTADATNRFGRVRVSLP; this is translated from the coding sequence GTGAAAAAGATCATTTTCGGCCTGTTGGCCATCTGTGGAATTCTAGTAACAACGGCGCGGGCCGAGACGTTAATCTTTGACGAAAGCGTATTTTTCAGCACGTGGGATGGAACCAAGTGGACGGGTGGCCCCAGCGGAACCGGCCCCCTGACCTTCGACATTGCAACCAACGGCATCACCTTCCGGCTGACCGTGGATGCCGCAACCAACTCGGTTCCGGTTAACCTGGGGAACAGCGTATTTGCCCAGTCACTGGGTGTCGCGAGCGGTATCAAAGGCTGGGAATTCGACCAGGGATCCTATACCAACAACCCGTCCGACGACAACCAGCTCTCCTTTTCGCTGGATGTCGTCAGCGGAATGGAGCAGCTGGAGTCGATCTCCTTTTCGGGCGTCAACCTGCGCCTGTTCGGCACGGCCGACAAAGTGGCCTTTTCCGACCACCTCGGCAATGCGGTCACGAACAACGGAACGGGCACCGCCGCCGGTGCCAACAGCAACGTGCTCGTCAGCAACCTCACCGCACTGGCGACGCTCAGCACCAACAACCTCGGTACCTGGACGCTGAAAACCACCGCACTCGACAGCGATGCCACCGACGGAACCGAAACCACCGCCACCGCAACCCGGGCCAACATTAACTCCCTGGTTTTCGAATATTCCATCGCCACGCCCCCTCCCGTCGTTGTTCCGGGAACGGTCGAGTTTGGCTGGAACCAGTTTGCCGGAGCCACCGGCGCGAGCCCGTTAATCTACGATATCACCACCAACGGCATCGCGTTCCAACTGACGGTAAACGGGTATGCCGGCGGAACATTGACCAATATCGGCAACAGCGGGTTTGCACAGTCTCTGGGCGTGAATGCCGGCATCCAGCCGTGGGAGCTCGATCAGGGTTCCTATGCGCTCAACCCCGCCGACGACGAAACCCTCTCGTTCTCCATCGACGTGACCAGCGGTGCCGACATGCTCGAATCCATATCCTTCGGCGGCATCAACCTGCGCCTGTTCGGCACGGCCGATAAAGTGGCTTTTTCCGACCACCTCGGCAACGCCGCAACCAACAACGGAACAGGCACCGCCGCCGGAGCCAACAGCAACGTGCTCGTGAGCAACCTCACCGCACTGGCAACGCTCGGCACCAACAACCTCGGTACTTGGTCGATTCTAACCACCGCACTCGACAGCGATGCCACCGACGGCTCAGAAACCACATCCACCGCCACGCGCGCCAACGTACACTCGCTGCTTTTCAACTATACCTTCTTTGCCAATTCGCAGCCGCCCGTCGCGAACGACGACAGCTATGCCACCACTCCCGGACTCGCCCTGACCAACGCCGCGCCCGGCGTACTGGCCAACGACACCGACATTAACAACGATGCCATCACCGCCATCCTTGCCGCGCCACCGGCCAACGGCACCCTGCCCGCCTTTTCCACCAACGGCGCATTCATCTACCAGCCCGACCCCGGCTTTATCGGAACCGACACCTTTACCTACCAGGTCACCGATGGCTCCTTCACAAGCGAAGTCGCAACCGTCTCCATCCTGGTCGACAACGACTTTACGGTCGATAACATCTTCGACAACCACATGGTGCTGCAGCGCAACCTTGCCGTCCCCGTCTGGGGCAAGGGCAATCCCGGCGAAGAGATCGAAGTCTCATTCGCCACCCAGACCAACAACGCCACCACCGATGCGGCCGGCCAATGGAAAGCCTGGCTCGATCCGATGACCGCCAGCACCAACCCGGCCACGTTGACCGTCACCGGCCCGCGCGGCACCTTTGCCTACACCAACCTGCTCGTCGGCGATATCTGGATCTGTTCCGGCCAGTCCAACATGGATCGTCCGATGAGTGCCGACAACCCCGACCTCGACAATGAGGCCGCCGAAATCGCGGCGGCAAACCATCCGCTGATCCGTCTGATGAATGTGCCGTTACTGCACGCACCGGCTCCGCTCGGAGAATTATCGGCCCAGGCTTCATGGGAAGCGTGCTCATCCAACTCGGCGGCAAACTTCAGCGCCACCGGCTATTTCTTCGGACGCAAGGTGCACCTGGATTCCGGCATTCCGCTCGGCCTGATCGAATCGGCAGTCGGTGGCACCCGGGTCGAGCGCTGGATGCCTGAAGACCTGCGTACTGAAATCGGCTACACCTACGACGACCGCATCACCCAGCTCTACAATGGCATGATCCATCCGCTCTCCGGCTTCCCCATCAAGGGCGCCATCTGGTATCAGGGCGAAAGCAACGGCTACGAGGATCTCGACCAGATTGCCCTCTACCAAGAGAAAATTGAATCCATGATCCTCGGCTGGCGCAATGCATGGAACGTCGGCGAATTCCCGTTTTATTTTGCGCAGGTCGCGCCGCACAACCGCGGTAGCAACATCCATAAACTGCCCACCCTTTGGGACGCCTTCACCCGCACACTTGCCATTCCAAACACGGGAATTCTTTCCCTGAACGATCTCAGTGAACCGGGCGACATTACCGAGGTGCACCCCGCCAACAAACAGGATGTCGGGCTGCGCTTCGGCATTCTTGCACTTGAAAAAGCATACGGAGGAACCACCAACGCCGCATGGAGCGGCCCGCTGTTTGACTCCGCTGTGCTTACCGGCTCCGCCGTTCGCGTCCACTTTGATCCCGACACGCTTGGCAGCGGGCTGGCCTCCCGCGATACCGGCGCATTGAACAGCTTTGAGCTCGCGGGTGCGGACGAGATCTACTTCACCAACTCCACCGCCGTGATCAGTGGCGACACCGTGCTTGTTTCGCACCCGTCCGTCCCGGCTCCGACCTTCGTACGCTTCGGTTGGAACGGCAACGTGCCGCACAATTTCATGAATATCGAAGGCCTGCCGGTCGATACCTTCTCGAAAGCAGTCACGACCCAGTCGCCGCCGGTGGCGCACCCCGATTTGTATTCCACGCCGGCCGGAACCCCTCTGATTCTCGATGTGCTTGCCAACGACACCGATGTCGAGGGCGATCCGCTCACGGCCACCATCGTGAGCCATGCCCCGAATGGAACCCTCGCGGCCACCAACGGCATGTTCCTATACACGCCCGATGCCGGCTTCTACGGCACCGACCGCTTCACCTATTCCGCCCACGACGGCACCGTCAACAGTACAACCGTCATGGTCAGCGTCGTCATCGGGCAGCCCGACTATCCCGCCGTGGTGCTGCCGAAGGTCTTTGGTTCCAGCATGGTATTGCAGCGCGGCCTGCCCATCCCGGTCTGGGGCTGGGGTCCGGCCGGCCAAACGGTTTCCGTTACGCTGGGCTCTGGAGCGCCGGTGCAGGCCGTGGTCGGAACCAACAGCACCTGGGAGGTCGCCCTGCCCTCCATGGCAGCCACCAACGGCCCGTTGACGCTGGTCGCCAGCGTTCCCGGCTCGTCGGTCACGCTGACCAACCTCGCTATCGGCGATGTCTGGCTCGCCTGCGGGCAGTCCAATATGGGCTGGAAGCTCCTGAACACCGACGGCGGCCCCGAAGAGGCCGCGATGGCCGACTATCCGATGTACCGCTACATCAAGACCCCGATCATCGGCAAGGACACGCCGCAGGATGACATCGAGCAGCTCGTTCCAGGCGACGACACCGCCCTGTGGCGCGTCATATCGCCGGACTCCGCCGACGACATGACCGCCATCGGCTACTATTTCGGGCGCGATCTGCACACCAACCTGGATGTTCCGATCGGTGTGATCCAATCGGCCTATGCCGGCACCTCGGTCGAGGCGTGGAGCAAGTCGGATGTGCCGAATGCACAATCCGACAACGACCTGTTTGTTGCGTCGCACCAGCTCTACAACGCCATGCTCCACCCCTACATTCGGATGCCCATCAAAGGCGCCATCTGGCGGCAGGGGGACAGCAACCGCGATGATGGATTCTCCTATGCGGCAAAGGTGTATTCCATGGTCACCGAATGGCGCTCGCTCTGGAACGTCGGCGACTTCCCGTTCTACTATGCACAGAATCCCACCGTCTTCACCTATCCCGAAGATCCGGCCATCCCGCTCCTCTGGGAGGGGCAGACCGAAATCATGAACATGCTGCCCAACAGCAAGATGGTCGTGATCAGCGATCTTTCCGACGGCTCCAACGTGCACCCGCGCAATAAGGCGGGCGCCGGCATCCGGCTGGCCCTGCGCGCGCTGAAAAACACCTATGGCTGGTCGCACCTCATCGACTCCGGCCCGATGTTCAGCTCCATCGATTTCGAAGGCAGCTCCATCCGCGTGCACTTCACCGAAACCGCCGGTGGCCTGGCAATGGGCACCAACGGCACCGAACTGACCTGGTTCGAGCTGTGCGGGTCCGACGGACTGTTCACCAATGCCGCCGCCGTGATCGACGGCCATACCCTAGTGGTTTCCGCGCCGACGGTCGCGAACCCCATCGGCATCCGCTATGTTTGGAGCAAATATGCCATCGGCAACCTGTTTAATTCCGCAGGACTGCCGGCCAACTCGTTCCGGCTCGTGCCGCCGCTGGCCGTGGCGGACCAGTATGGCCTGCACATGGACGGCGAACTCTACGTGGAACCCTCCGGCATTCTCGCCAACGACATGGAAGGCTCCAGCCACCTACCGATTCAACTTCCAATCCTTGGAAACCATCCGGCCAACGGCACGCTGATGCTGCGCGGCGACGGCGCCTTTATCTATGAGCCGGAAACCGGTTTTACCGGAACCGATACGTTCACCTATGCCGTGACCGACGGCACAGAGACCAGCCCCGAAACCACGGTTGAAATCAACGTGCTGTCTTCCGGCGAAGGCACCGGACAGATCAACCGCGAAGTGTGGCACAATATTTCCGGCTATTCGGTGAGTGACCTGACCTCGTCGTCGAACTATCCGGCCAGCCCCGATGAAACCGGCTTCATTTCCCGCCTCGATGCGCCGCGCGATGTCGGCAACAACTATGGCCAGCGCATCTTCGGCTTCCTCCATCCGCCAACCAACGGAAACTACACCTTCTGGGTTTCCTCCTCCGCCCGTTCGGAATTCTGGCTCAGCACAGACGAAACCCCGGCCAACCTGTCGAAGCTCTGCTCCTCGTGGGACCGCCCCGCCCCCGAAGACTGGACGGGCCATGCCATCCAGCAGTCGGCACCGACCGCCCTGACCGGCGGGCAGAAATATTATTTCGAACTGCTGCACAAAGAGAGCGGCGGAATCGACCATGCCTCCGTGGCGTGGGATGTGGACGGCCCCGGCACCACCAATATTATTGAGGGCATCTACCTGTCCGGCTTCCCGGCCCCGGCCCCCTCCACCGCAAACTATGCCGATTGGAGCAGTTGGTATGGTGTCGCGGGCGACGGGTATCTGCTCGACTATGCCTTCAACCGCACTCCCGGCCTGGAAGGTTCCCAGGGCCTGCCCGAATGGTCGCTCGACCAAACGGACGGACTTGCAGTGGAATACCAGCGCCGGAAGCAGCCAACGGATATCGATTATGCCGTTCAGTTCACCGACCACCTGTTGAGCAACTGGACTGATTCGGCGGCTGCGGAAACCGTTACCCCGCTCAACGGCACCTGGGAGCGCATCGTGGTGGAGGACGAAATCGACACCGCCGATGCCACCAACCGCTTCGGCCGCGTCCGGGTTTCGCTGCCGTAG
- a CDS encoding SGNH/GDSL hydrolase family protein: MKTRLIHLVIILSSLNSFAAKPGTYSDPAKFNKAIMQFETEDRNTPSPAGAVLCIGSSSMRMWHGMIEEDLAPLTLIKRGFGGSNMNDVLHYADRIVLPYQPRAIVLYEGDNDVAQGVPPAKIFETFQAFVEKVHAALPDCRFYILPAKPSPKRQHLWPTMQEANNLIAAECAKDARMTFVDIASPMLLSDGTPNPELFLKDQLHMNRAGYEIWRDTLKPILLQNELKFKAEETTE; encoded by the coding sequence ATGAAAACCCGATTAATCCACCTCGTCATCATACTGAGTAGTTTAAACTCTTTTGCCGCGAAACCGGGAACCTACTCCGATCCGGCCAAGTTCAACAAAGCCATTATGCAGTTCGAAACCGAAGACCGAAACACGCCGTCGCCTGCGGGTGCCGTACTGTGCATCGGCAGCTCCAGCATGCGCATGTGGCACGGCATGATCGAAGAAGACCTGGCACCACTCACCCTGATCAAGCGTGGATTCGGCGGCAGCAACATGAACGATGTGCTGCACTACGCCGACCGCATCGTCCTGCCCTATCAACCGCGCGCCATCGTGCTTTACGAAGGCGACAACGATGTTGCCCAGGGAGTCCCCCCGGCCAAAATATTTGAAACCTTTCAGGCCTTTGTTGAAAAAGTACACGCCGCCCTGCCCGACTGCCGCTTCTATATCCTCCCCGCCAAACCGAGTCCCAAACGGCAACATCTCTGGCCCACCATGCAGGAGGCAAACAACCTGATCGCCGCCGAGTGCGCAAAAGATGCCCGCATGACCTTTGTCGACATCGCCTCGCCCATGCTTTTATCCGATGGAACCCCAAACCCGGAACTCTTTCTAAAAGATCAGCTCCACATGAACCGCGCCGGTTACGAGATTTGGCGCGACACCCTCAAACCAATCCTTCTCCAAAACGAACTCAAATTCAAAGCAGAAGAAACAACTGAATAA
- a CDS encoding glucoamylase family protein gives MNRRTFGQLTSSAVLGTGTAFALLRETDEQFLTALLLDTWVCLDDMLDTTTGFPRDTQLPGGHTNTTNIGLYLAALCTAKEVGLIRSAPALQRAEKILTSLEGCKRMHGFMPNFIPVDLKDQKTEGVMAVSDFNKLAVGLIMARRTWPELAERITAFLDAIEWNRLYHPEAGTLSWGYDFNKDAPTGGGRLWLTADTRSAVFMMVASKAAPPEVWARMDRQALDTPYGTICRGYGMGGLFLHAMDGLFLPEIDTEVGESAGNLAWQQIRMAQRRGYPLWGWSNCYMPGSGYTQGGYLSEHVVTPHAVALMLDYYPLHATATLREMVQRDGTVPPKGYEGKRRGLRDAFNMKTGQWDHRYLSLDQGMLFLALANHLHNGIVRKIYASDPLIHHGLQLLKPHIKQRPELLQTWKQRDAIPWKTDPKPSKSISPNIQFPLSNCSTDAPAHIRFQPLETGAVGINYLAKGSTAPTHATFKFPPVNLFVLKQIEIDLEIQEATPEPPGWMRVLLIDRFKQERYAHIELGKQQTTYRINADNLLGIHIDETAVTSLKIQFWRNPWFYNDKRLLADQLNLKLNSIRIINQP, from the coding sequence ATGAATCGAAGAACCTTTGGTCAGCTGACTAGCTCAGCGGTATTGGGCACGGGAACCGCCTTCGCGCTCCTGCGCGAGACAGACGAACAATTCCTGACCGCCCTGCTCCTGGATACCTGGGTATGCCTCGACGACATGCTCGACACAACCACCGGGTTTCCACGCGATACACAGCTTCCCGGCGGGCACACCAACACCACCAACATCGGGCTCTACCTCGCGGCGCTGTGTACCGCCAAAGAAGTCGGACTGATCCGCTCCGCCCCCGCGCTGCAACGTGCCGAAAAAATCCTTACCTCGCTGGAGGGCTGCAAGCGAATGCACGGCTTCATGCCCAACTTCATTCCGGTGGATCTGAAGGATCAGAAGACCGAAGGCGTCATGGCGGTCTCCGATTTCAACAAACTGGCCGTCGGCCTGATTATGGCACGCCGAACCTGGCCGGAACTGGCCGAACGCATAACCGCCTTTCTCGATGCCATTGAATGGAACCGCCTCTATCATCCCGAAGCAGGCACCCTGAGCTGGGGCTATGATTTCAATAAAGATGCTCCAACCGGCGGGGGCCGCCTCTGGCTGACCGCCGACACTCGCTCGGCGGTCTTCATGATGGTGGCCTCCAAGGCCGCCCCGCCCGAAGTCTGGGCAAGAATGGATCGCCAGGCACTCGATACCCCCTATGGCACCATCTGCCGCGGCTACGGCATGGGCGGCCTGTTCCTGCATGCCATGGATGGACTCTTCCTGCCGGAAATCGACACCGAGGTAGGCGAGTCCGCCGGCAACCTCGCCTGGCAGCAGATCCGGATGGCACAACGCCGCGGATACCCCCTGTGGGGCTGGTCGAACTGCTACATGCCCGGCAGCGGCTACACCCAGGGCGGCTATCTCTCGGAACACGTCGTTACCCCCCACGCGGTTGCACTGATGCTCGACTACTACCCGCTCCATGCCACCGCCACCCTGCGCGAAATGGTTCAGCGCGACGGAACCGTTCCACCCAAGGGCTACGAAGGAAAACGCCGGGGACTGCGCGATGCCTTCAACATGAAAACCGGCCAGTGGGACCACCGCTACCTCTCCCTCGACCAGGGCATGCTCTTTCTTGCCCTCGCCAACCATCTGCACAACGGCATCGTCCGAAAAATCTACGCATCCGATCCGCTCATCCATCACGGACTCCAATTGCTTAAACCGCACATCAAACAGCGCCCGGAACTGCTTCAAACCTGGAAACAGCGGGATGCGATTCCGTGGAAAACAGATCCCAAACCATCGAAAAGTATTTCACCAAACATCCAGTTCCCGCTTTCAAACTGTTCCACCGATGCACCGGCCCATATCCGGTTCCAACCATTGGAAACCGGCGCCGTCGGCATCAACTATCTAGCAAAAGGTTCAACTGCTCCCACCCACGCCACCTTCAAATTCCCGCCCGTCAATCTTTTCGTCCTGAAACAGATTGAGATCGATCTGGAAATCCAGGAGGCCACCCCCGAGCCACCCGGCTGGATGCGCGTGCTGCTCATCGATCGTTTCAAACAGGAACGTTACGCCCACATTGAACTCGGGAAACAACAAACCACCTACCGCATAAACGCCGACAACCTGCTTGGAATCCATATTGATGAAACCGCCGTCACATCCCTGAAAATTCAATTCTGGCGCAATCCATGGTTCTATAACGACAAGCGGCTTCTGGCAGATCAGCTCAACCTTAAACTCAACTCAATCAGGATAATAAACCAGCCATGA
- a CDS encoding carboxylesterase family protein, giving the protein MIHRTAAALTISLTLSGCISLAGQQTEKLSTTIQLKAELDYLLHVPEEVPTSGKKWPLMLFLHGAGERGSDLELVKRNGPPMLIAKGREFPFIIASPQCSKDIEWSHPEKIIALNALIDELVANYPVDESRIYLTGLSMGGFGTWALAASYPDRFAAIAPVCGGGCRMVARRLVDMPIWVFHGAKDKVVPISMSQEMVDALEKKGSTSVKFTIYPETGHNSWVEAYNTPELYKWFLSHAKEGE; this is encoded by the coding sequence ATGATTCATCGAACCGCCGCAGCCTTGACCATCAGCCTGACACTCTCAGGGTGTATAAGCTTGGCAGGCCAACAAACCGAAAAACTATCTACGACCATTCAACTGAAAGCCGAGCTGGACTATCTCCTGCATGTTCCCGAAGAAGTTCCAACCTCTGGAAAAAAGTGGCCGCTGATGCTCTTCCTGCACGGTGCCGGCGAGCGGGGTTCCGATTTGGAACTGGTTAAACGCAACGGACCGCCCATGCTGATTGCCAAGGGAAGAGAATTCCCGTTCATCATCGCCTCCCCGCAATGCTCGAAAGACATCGAGTGGTCGCACCCCGAAAAGATCATTGCCCTGAACGCACTCATCGATGAGCTGGTGGCTAACTATCCCGTCGATGAATCCCGCATCTACCTGACCGGACTCAGTATGGGCGGTTTTGGAACATGGGCGCTCGCCGCCTCCTATCCCGACCGCTTTGCCGCCATTGCCCCCGTCTGCGGCGGCGGCTGCCGCATGGTGGCCCGGCGCCTTGTTGATATGCCCATATGGGTTTTCCATGGAGCCAAAGACAAGGTCGTGCCCATCAGCATGTCGCAGGAAATGGTCGATGCCCTGGAGAAAAAAGGCTCCACAAGCGTCAAGTTCACCATCTATCCCGAAACCGGACACAACTCCTGGGTCGAAGCTTACAATACCCCCGAACTCTACAAATGGTTCCTTTCCCACGCGAAGGAAGGGGAATGA
- a CDS encoding sulfatase family protein encodes MNRRKFLHQTAAASAVTTGALAAKSVRKPNILILFADDLGYGDVGYNGCTDLPTLHIDSLAGNGVICTNGYSSCPVCGPSRAGLLSGRYQNSFGFEDNPGPFRQTAETKPGFPLDQKTMADRLKSLGYTTGMVGKQHDGVSPEYNPVHRGFDEFYGFNNGATDYFRPSKLVRGLDSIQMEQDYITDAFGDEAADFIRRHKNEPFFLYTAFNAPHGPMHAKPEHLEQFKHIKDETRRKYVSMVYSMDQNIGKILSELRKHGLEEDTLIFFLSDNGGPKNIAADNGPLRGQKGEFYEGGIHVPYVVQWKGKLPSGTVYKQPVISLDILPTAVTAARGKISKDWNLDGVNLLPHLAGNMKTPPHSELYWRFLFQNCIRTPEWKLVKVKEKDGGKVRDWQLFKITEDPGETKDVIKEYPEVAEKLLKKYEKWSNGLPDPQWGWQPAFCGKVRIDPKSPDKDW; translated from the coding sequence ATGAACCGCAGAAAATTTTTGCATCAAACCGCTGCAGCCAGTGCAGTTACCACCGGCGCACTGGCCGCAAAATCCGTACGCAAGCCGAATATTCTCATCCTTTTTGCAGATGACCTGGGCTATGGCGATGTGGGCTATAACGGGTGCACCGATCTTCCCACACTCCACATCGACTCATTGGCTGGAAATGGAGTAATCTGTACCAATGGCTATTCATCCTGTCCGGTCTGCGGCCCGTCGCGCGCCGGCCTGCTGTCCGGACGTTATCAGAACAGTTTCGGGTTTGAAGACAATCCCGGCCCCTTCAGACAGACGGCCGAAACAAAACCCGGGTTCCCGCTTGATCAGAAAACGATGGCGGATCGCCTGAAGTCACTGGGCTATACCACCGGTATGGTGGGAAAACAGCACGACGGCGTATCTCCCGAATACAATCCGGTTCATCGCGGATTTGATGAATTTTACGGCTTCAACAACGGAGCCACGGATTATTTCCGGCCGAGTAAACTGGTGCGCGGCCTGGATTCCATTCAAATGGAACAGGACTACATAACCGATGCTTTCGGGGATGAGGCCGCTGATTTTATCCGGCGCCACAAAAACGAGCCTTTCTTTTTGTACACGGCATTCAATGCCCCGCACGGCCCGATGCATGCTAAACCGGAACATCTTGAACAGTTCAAACACATCAAAGACGAAACCCGCCGCAAGTATGTTTCCATGGTCTACTCGATGGATCAGAACATCGGAAAAATACTTTCCGAACTTCGGAAACACGGATTGGAAGAAGATACCTTGATCTTTTTCCTCAGTGATAACGGCGGACCGAAAAACATTGCGGCCGACAACGGTCCCCTGCGCGGACAGAAAGGCGAATTCTACGAAGGCGGCATTCATGTTCCTTATGTGGTTCAATGGAAAGGAAAACTCCCGTCCGGAACGGTTTATAAACAGCCGGTGATCTCGCTCGACATCCTGCCCACTGCCGTCACCGCCGCCCGCGGAAAAATCTCCAAAGACTGGAACTTGGACGGGGTCAACCTGCTGCCCCATCTGGCCGGCAATATGAAAACGCCGCCGCATAGTGAACTTTATTGGCGCTTTCTGTTCCAGAACTGTATCCGGACCCCGGAGTGGAAACTGGTGAAAGTGAAGGAAAAAGACGGCGGCAAAGTCCGCGACTGGCAGCTTTTCAAGATTACAGAAGATCCCGGCGAAACGAAGGATGTCATCAAGGAATATCCGGAAGTTGCTGAAAAGCTGCTGAAAAAATATGAAAAATGGTCCAACGGCCTGCCCGACCCGCAATGGGGCTGGCAACCGGCCTTCTGCGGCAAAGTCCGCATCGACCCAAAGAGTCCTGACAAGGATTGGTAG